One part of the Bdellovibrio bacteriovorus genome encodes these proteins:
- a CDS encoding helix-turn-helix domain-containing protein has translation MGIEQSSTLGNIAHNAGHWLTVSQLAKKFKVHPETIRRWANSGRLKHIRHPINKYRLFLDTDFSEGKDHD, from the coding sequence ATGGGTATAGAACAATCATCAACCTTAGGTAACATTGCACACAATGCTGGACATTGGCTGACGGTCAGCCAGTTGGCGAAGAAGTTCAAAGTTCATCCTGAGACTATTCGACGATGGGCCAACAGCGGGCGGCTAAAACATATCCGTCATCCCATCAATAAATATCGCCTATTTCTAGATACGGACTTTAGCGAGGGTAAAGATCATGATTAA